Below is a genomic region from Salmo trutta chromosome 19, fSalTru1.1, whole genome shotgun sequence.
CCAACCCAAAGTttgcgtgtttgaatctcatcaaggacaactttaacattttagctaattagcaaaatACCAGCTTATCCAGCTAGTCGACCAGCCTAACCAGTCTAccacccaaaggttgcgtgttcaaatactatcacggacaactttaacatttgagctaattagcaactttgcaaccaatgttccctctaaactgcgcGCATGTCAGAACTGCCATGCAAAAGAAATATCAGCCCGCACAGAGAATCACAAGAACTTCACTCAGCTTTCTAGTTTTcccactatcaacgtttccctttactgtggcaattgtgatcgaatcaacgcaatattagccactttcaatgcaatataccgaaacaaaacgaactatgcaagacttagtatgcacAACTAAcgatgcaagagattttgttgtaaaCAGAGCGCATTGGaataggattctattgcattgacaggcacaacTCAAGCCTATACTCTACACAGACTTATGCgctataaccaatcagagctgcagtagacttatatgcaaatagaccattgccatatatggatttgTGCCATTCACTGGACtgttttacagcatgagcggtcgagATTATTacgcgcttgttttgagatcaacaCGAGAGCTACATGTAGCCACATGCGCACAATTGTtaatattctttgctagttagtgaattattagcccagttacgaacttctacagatgcaccattgagagcatcctgtcaggctgtatcactgcctggtatggcaattccATCGTCCACAACcgcagagggtggtgcggtctgcacaactcaTCATCATGGGCACACTGACTGCCtgccaggacatctacagcacctgctctcacaggaaggccaagaaggtcatcaaggacctcagccacccaagccacggcctgttcaccccgcttccatccagcaATGTCAGAGTCTGTAATATATattattccggactctgacatctGACATTGCTCgctctgatatttttttattttaactttttgaTTATGTGCGTATTGCTAAGatttattactgcactgttagagctagaaacgCAAGCATTTCCCTGCATCTGCGaaaacatctgcaaatctgtgtatgcgaccaataaactttgatttgactatGCATACTGCCTAAATGCCTAAAAGAAAGGTTGCTACAGCTGCAGCATTTGTGTTAAGGACTCACTGCTTATTTATTCGTTTTAGTTTAAGACTGGGGCATGGTTCTTGTGATTATGTACATGTAGCCAGTACTTTTAGTAGTCTTCCGATGATAGTGAAGTAAACGAACAGCATCAATGCTGCGTAAACAATTGACTCCCTCGAACATACCCAGAACCATTGAGCAGGCCATTTTCCCATAACTACTTGCGCGCTTCTACATTGTACGTTCGCAGATGACCAAAATGGCGGATTCGTCGGTGGGTACTCGATAGTCCCAAATCATTATACAACTACAACGTTTATATCCAGATGTGTACCCTCAACTTTCGTGAATAAATATTTTCAATGTCTTATCTTTCGACAGGTCGATGTTGTCGAGGGCTGTAGGCTCCCTGTTCTCCGAAAAAATCAGGAAAACGAAGATGAGTGGCGTGAGTATCGTCCTCTTGGCTACCACTAGGGTAGCTGGCGCAAACGTTAATAGCTGCTTAATAAACAACTGTCATGACTGAATGTTTGAAAACACAAGCGGCTAGTTACGGTAGTGGCACATAGTAAACAAAGGCACTGGTGACGTTTAATGGAGATTTCAATTGTTTACTAATTGTCTATCAGTTACGAAAgcattaacgttagctagataaatATTTTGATTATGTAGCTATGCTGAAGTTAGCTACGTTTAACGTAACGATGTTGTGTTTTGTAGACAAAAACTTTGCTTGCTAGCTTCGTAGCCAATGTATAATTTCAGATAGCGAAGGGACCCACAGATTGGATAGGTTTCTAGATCTGTCATGTCGTGTGATGTTTTCCTTGCAGCCTTGGCTGAAATTCTCAGTGTGAAAGAGATCCCTGGGAGAAAACTCTACTATGTCCACTATATTGACTGTGAGTAGCCTATACTTCATCATGTAAATGTGAGTGTAAAACTCCAACATTGCCATCAGTGATATTGACAGAAGAAGCAGATATGTGTAAATGTCAAGTTGGCAAACATTTGAGTAGAGATcaactcaggtgtgtgtgtgcctctgcttGTTTAAAGTCAACAAGCGTCTGGATGAGTGGGTTACGCCGGACAGGCTTGACATGAAGAAGCTCCAGTTCCCTAAGAAGGAAGCTAAAACGCCCACTAAGAACGGGCTTCCGGGGTCGCGGCCCAGCTCCCCGGAGAGCGAAGTGGTAAGAGCGGCCGGAGCTGGCCCCCAACATACCCCCAGCAGGCCCCCACAGCCGCAAGCCCAGCAGAAGTCTATACCCACCAAAACTTCTCTACCAGACTTTCAAGTGTTGCAACAACAAGCTCAGGTTTGGTAGTAGTGTCTTAAGCCCAATCCTGGCAATTGTACCCTGTTGCTTGCTACCAATGTTATTTTCCTGCAGTCGTGGTTAGTACTTAATGCTGAGATGTTGGAAAGCTATTTTTGTTAAACAACTACTCTACTGTACAACCCAATTGTTATCGCCATTTGGTCTGCAGTCTTTTGGAGCTATGATATTTTAGTTAAATTAGACCAATGAACATGATGAAATGATAGACCTTGCAATTTGTGCTTCATGAATCATTTCAAAGATCTGTGAAATGCTACTTCCAGTAGCTTAATTCCAGATTTCTGTGAAATAACGTTTCTCTGGTCTTGCCTCTGTGATGAGAGACAGAATTGTCAAAATAAGGGGGTGGTATTTCTTCTGTTAGATGATATACAAATGCATTTACATATGTTTTAGCCTAAGGCCAGACAAAATTGATTCACTATTTAACGGATTTTCCCCCCAGAAAAGTGAGGCGAGCaagcaaaaaaactaacaaaaaatCATTAAGGTGATAAGGAATAACAATATTTACCACATTGTCCTAGGCTATATGGACATGAACAATAGGTGAAATATTCCATTTCAGACTGATTTTCagattattattataatacacCAATTAACATTAATGAACATTATTCACATAGAATATTGCATTCTATTATACATCCTATCATATTCAAAAATTCAAAAAAAAGTAATGTATGAATGTATTATCAGTTCAGTAATCTACTTAATTGTATAGCCTAACAAATTCAAGAATGATTAACAATAAATACTTGTAATAAAATTAAAATGTTGATGCATAATAATGAGTTCATTACCTGAATGCATCTCTATAGCCTAGGTGTTATCAAAATATCCATACAAATATGACTAGGCCTTGTAGAAAGAGGGTCAACAAGTTAGGTCTGCCAAATGGATGTAACATTGGAAAAACATACATAAATCCAGCCATAGAGTATAACCTATCATCATCAAAACATTTTTGTTTATAACATGCACAATTAGAAGCATCAATCTATATAGATCAAGCGTGACTAAATTCAAGCCCAGTAACTTCTCACCGCATCCTCCTTCGATTGTCTCGTCTGGCTGCCACGAAAAGCCCCCACCACGCACACATCGCCAGTGTGCGTGCCACTGGCGATGTACTTTGCTGGATATGCTAGCTGTTCACGGCGACGCATCATCACATCAAACGCATTCCGTCGTGGTGTTATCGGTTGGCCTACTACTGGTAGTACGTGTAAAATGTAAGTTATGAATAGCAAATCACCATACAGCTGACACACTTCGATTTCACAAATCATTTTGACTTCAATTTGGTCGTCCAAAATAATATCAGCTTGCGTCTTTGCTGATGAATGCCCTGATCTCTGGCCAGTCAATTGGTTAAATGACATTGTTTCGTCTAATAATCGCTTCCAATAGATCTGAAAATGATGCAATAACCATGAATTTAACCGACTGTTTGTTTATAATGAGGGACGTCCCACGTTTAACCTGGACACATAAATAGTAGGACTTTGCGCTGAATTCCGTCATGAGAGAGAAATGAAACATCTGCAGGcgtgtgtgtttcactgtccAATCCGAGGCTCGAACATGATCTGAGGCTGTTTGGTCTCTTGGGCATCAACTTGGGAAAGCCTCAAGGGAGAGCAGACAGTGCATTATAAACAAAGAGccgcatacagttgaagtcggaagtttacatacacttaggttggagtcattaaaactcgtttttcaaccactccacaaatttcttgttgacaaactatagttttggcaagtcggttcggacatctactttctgcatgacacaagtcatttttccaacaattgtttacagacagattatttcacttataattcactatcacaattccagtgggtcagaagtttacatacagtaagttgactgtgcttttaaacagcttggaaaattccagaaaatgatgtcatggctttagaagcttctgataggctaattgacataatttgagtcaattggaggtgtacctgtggatgtatttcaaggcctaccttcaaactcagtgcttctttgttTTGGGGGGGTGTGGAGAAAAGTGAGGCGGGGCATCCGTTAAACAGTAATTCAACTTTGTCCGGCCTAAGTTTATTATAAAACTTAAACAGGTTTGTATTGTCTTGACCTCTTATTAGGTCATTCTATTTTTAAATCATGCTCAGTCTCTATGCAAactgtatgtttttgttttgatCTACTCAAGTATATGCTATCTTGACTGGCTATTGATTAGGCTTTTATTACAATGTTCAATGAATGACATAAGTTGAAGTGAAAATACAGCGCATTGTTTGAGTGTGACTGTCAGTTAATCCCCCTTCTCTTCCTTTCTGTTCAAATTCAGAGGAAGAGTCTAGATCTCAACCTTCAAACTGCCACAGCTCCTTCCAGAGGCAAAACTCTCCCCACGCCGGTACAGCATCAATTTACCCATTCTACACAGCCATGATTAAGACCTGTTTGGTCCACAAAGTCAGAATGGGTTCATAGCTACATTTGAATAGTAATGACAACAAACACATTTATGTAAGAACTCCTACAGTTGTATAATTCTAAAATCAAGGACAAACATCTTAAAGTAGATGATTTCTAAGTAAGTGATATTGATAACTGTGGGGGGTTGTCCCGGACCTAGTATATGACTGTTTGGTAATGTAAAAGATAGCTAGAACACCTCTGTGGTGTGGTTGGGATTTGAAATCCCATCAACATAATCTTAAAATATTCATTATTTTCAGCTTTTTCTCATGTCTGTCCATGTCTCATTTCTCATACAGAAGAGGAAAGCAGAGTCTGTGTCCCTGGCAACACAAGTGTCCCCGGCAACCCCCGTGCCATGCTTGCCAGGTTCGATTGAAGCCTCCCAGGCGTCTGTTTACCCTGCTGTAAGGGACACCAACACCTTCAACCTCAAATCCAACGCCCGCGATGACCATGAGCAGCTTACCTCTCTCACCACGGTAAACCAACATTTGATAACTTTGCGTTTCAGTAATGATCAATCGCTAGTCTCCCACTATTACTCTGTTGGTGTTTGATTTTTTTTATCTCTTCCCCTTTTCAAATGATCCCAGAATGGTACTGCCCGTCGCCCCATGCCCAATCAGCCAGGAAGGAAGAGGAAGCAGCCCCCCAACTGCGGGGGAACCGATGAGGTTTGGAACACTTTAGGGATTATGggaattgcttctttaatcaagtCATTATTTGCCCTCATTTcaactgtagaccaccctatcttCTCCCATCGTTCACATTTGTAGAGTAACACACTTTAGCAACGTACTGGCATCAACAAGTCATTCTTCTGTTTTCAGAAATTGCGTCTGCATCCTTTTAGCTTGAATATGTCAAAAAGAAAACAGATTTTACAGGACAAACTTGTTATGGATGTCACTAATACCCAGTTAGCGATAGGGCCCTTTCTATGCTAGACTAGTATGAGCCGGGATACTAGATTAGCGTTGACTAACAGGATCGTACCTTCCTAGTCCTATAGGTTTACCTTTCATGGTTATATGCTTTCAGTTAGACAGTAATCTGAGCAAGTCAATTCAATGTTGGTATCAGCACAAGCACATTTTCAACAATGTTACTTGCAGCATTGTAGCTAGTGATAGTGTGAGAAGGCGAAACtgtattttacataattatgtGTGAATTCTGGAATTATTGACCATTGTGAATTATTGCCTTTCCCTTTCTGTTTTAATGTTAAGATATCCCTCCCAAATTAACAAGGAAATAAAGAACAGGTCAATATAATATATGCAGAAATCTCCCTGGTGACCTTTAACTCCTGAATCTTCCCACATTGATAAAATTAGTGTAAACAATAATAATTTTCCTTCCCTCTTAAATCAGTGTCCAAAAGCCCTCGTCCGCTTGTGTTTTTCTGCTAGATAATAAAGGTTTTCCAGTATAACAACAGCCCTCGATGTGCCAATGTCTATCTGCAGCCAGGAGAGGTCCGTCTCATTTCCTTCTcattgcctgtttgcctgtgtcTCTTTGTTTATGGAATTATTTTAAAGGTAATGGCCTTCAATCAGACCTTTGGTATTTCATGTGAGAGCTATGTAAGGAATGCTCCCTATTTTTAATCAGTTATTTCATCTTTATTAGTTGGCTTTTATTTTGACAGGATTCTAAGCGATGTATCAGGTAATGGAATGATATCATTCTCTTCCTTTCTGCTGCTCTCTTCCTACCATTTTGCATCAGGACTCGCAGGACAGCTCTGATGGCATCCCCTCCACCCCTCGCATGACTGGCAGTCTGGTGTCGGACCGTAGCCATGACGACATTGTCACGCGTATGAAGAACATTGACTGCATTGAACTGGGCCGCCACAGGCTGAAGCCCTGGTACTTCTCGCCCTACCCACAGGAACTGACCACATTGCCTATTCTCTACCTCTGTGAGTTCTGCTTGAAGTACCTCAAGAGCCTCAAGTGTCTGCAGAGGCATCTGGTGAGATACTAGATTGGAATATCTCAATGAAATGTATGTAACACCAATACAAGAGCCAGAGGGGGAGGGTTGCTGTGCAGTCGTAGTATTGCGTTTGAGCTGCAGAACATGTCATCACATATTATTCTCCTCTCTCATCCAGACCAAGTGTAATCTTCGGCATCCACCTGGCAATGAGATCTACCGCAAGGGCACCATCTCCTTTTTTGAAATAGATGGCAGAAAAAACAAAGTGAGTAATGCCCATGATCCTCCCTGCTGCCTGGTCACACCTCATCAATGTAATGAGTTTCTCGCTTAACAACTCTTGTTTCTTCCATGTTTGCCAGACATACTCTCAGAACCTGTGTTTACTGGCCAAGTGTTTCCTGGACCACAAGACGCTGTACTATGACACAGACCCCTTCCTCTTCTACGTCATGACAGAGTACGACTCCAAGGGCTTCCACATAGTGGGCTACTTCTCCAAGGTACATGAAATGCTTCTTATCACCTGGTGCTTACAGTTAAACCTGTTGCTCATGATGATCAGCAATAATACTGTGTAATACTTGTCATTAAAAGCAACCCCTTCGACATGTTGAAAATGCAGCCGACTTACAATTTTTTTCTGTGCGCAGGAGAAAGAGTCGACGGAAGATTACAATGTGGCCTGTATCCTCACCTTACCTCCCTACCAGCGGAGAGGCTACGGCAAATTACTCATCGAGTTCAGTAAGTGAACCAGTAAGAAGTTACTGACTTTAAAACATGGATTTTAATATTGGATCTAGGGCgttcaaacccactggctccaggtcatctataagtctttgctaggtaaagccccgccttatctcagctcactggtcaccataacaacacccacccgtagcacgcgctccagcaggtatattgcactggtcatccccaaagccaaaacttcctttggccgcctttccttccagttctctactgtcaatgactggaacgaattgcaaaaatctctgaagctggagacttatatatccctctctaactttaagcatcagcttaccgatcactgtacctgtacacagccaatctgtaaatagcacacccaactacctcatccccatattattacaccctcttgctcttttgcaccccagtatctctacttgaacatcatctgcatatctatcactccagtgttaatgctaaattgtaattatttttgcctctagggcctatttattgcctccctctctactcttctacatttgcacacactgtacatagatttttctatttttcttttcttttgtgttatcgACTGTGCGTttgttcatgtgtaactctgtgttgttgtttttgtcgcactgctttgctttatcttggccaggttgcagttgtaaatgagaacttgttctcaactggcctacctggttaaataaaggtgaaataaaaatacaaaaataaaaaatctgtacAACCagtgtacactgtgtgtgtgtgtgtgtgtgtgtgtgttaaaatgatCTGTGGGAGTGTGTTGAAATGTGGCCATTCAGTATGCCATAACTGAAGTTGTTGTCTTTTGGTCATCAGGTTATGAGCTGTCTAAGGTAGAGGGGAAGACGGGCACACCAGAGAAGCCTCTGTCTGACCTGGGGCTGCTCTCCTACCGCTCCTACTGGTCCCAGACCATCCTGGAGATCCTCATGGACCTCAAGCCTGACAATGGGGAGCGGCCGCAGATCACCATCAAGTACGCCTCTGTCCTGTTGTTCTACCAGCTTGTTCCCTTTTATAGCTCAAGCTGCTGTTATTTCTGTAACCTAATATCATGCGTCTTGTGTATTTCCAGTGACATCAGCGAGATCACCAGCGTGAAGAAAGAGGATGTCATATCTACACTTCAGTACCTTAACCTAATTAACTACTATAAGGTGACGGATACTAGTGCAGGGGACAACACTTCAGCACTTCACTTTTTTAAAATGAAAGGGCAATCTTGATCAGCATATTTGAACCTCTTCTCTCCCTGTGGCTTCTCAGGGCCAGTATATCCTGACTCTTTCGGAGGACATAGTGGAGGGGCATGAGAGGGCAATGCAGAAGCGTCACCTGCGCATCGACTCCAAATGCCTTCACTTCACCCCCAAGGACTGGAGCAAGAGGGGCAAGTGGTAGGACCCTATCTGGTTCTCCTGGTCTCTTTCTCTTTTACCGCATACTTTCCTGAAGCACTCTGGGTGAAGAGCACCACACAGGTCTCAGAGAGGATCAAAGATTTAAAAATGAACAAGAACTGTTTATATTCAGCATAATTTTTCTGATTCATGTCCAACCTCCTATTGCCCTCACCATTGGCCTCACCAGATTATCTCTGTCATTAGCAACAGTAGATCCATTTGCTTAGTCTCAATAGTACGAATGGTCATCAACTAATGTTGGCTAGATGACTCCTACCATCTGTTTCTTTGCCTTCCTGGCATTTGTCTTAGTCAGATTTCAACCCTCTTGGACTAGTCAGTAATTAGTTATTTTCACCTACATAAGCACATAATACTATGTTATTGTTTTGGATGTGATCTTGAATAATGAGTGCACATATCCACAGTCTCATTGATCCGACGCACTATGAGAATTACAGATCTAACTGCTTGCGACCAGTAGTAATTGTATATACTGTTTTAtaaaggattttttttaaaggtgtgATGCATTTCTGTATGTTAAATGAGATGTGCGGGGATGCTCAGTACAGAAGATAAGCCATGTTGAACTCTTACAAGAATGTATATTTGGATACCTCTACAGTTGTCTGTCCTTTAAAAACAAATGGAATGTAAACTAACACGTTTGGCACAATAGCGTGTCATTTAATTTAATGAGACTATTTactgtacatttgtgtgtattcatTTGTAACAAGTGATTCATACTTTGTTATTGTGTTCAATGGTTAGACAGCTATTCTATTTCCCTTCATATTTAAGTGTAAATTCTACATGGAGTCGTCTTCTCTTTGTAAGTGGTTTAGAGTTAAGGAATGGGTGATTCAAATTGTTGTATTAGATGTATTGAAAAAGACTATAAATCTAACCAACAGATGAGATTTGATATAAGAGCCTTAAAGAGAGATGGCTTTACACATCTAATAAACCAGGACACTTTTACTATGTTTCGTGTCTTTAATGAGTTATCAACGGATAAAATCTGACTGAGTTGTCATCACTCACAGGGAGAAATATGGTTGTTTTCTTTAAGTTTCACCCATGTTATTTTCCTTATTTGTGGTCGTTCCCCTGAATGTCCTCATTTGACTGAAAAGGAGGTCAAAAGAATGTAGTTTAGGAACTGAATCAGAAGACCTATTCCTGGGCTGTTTAGACATGCCCGGGCATCTTAGGCAGCAGACACACATTTATATGGAAGTAAAATGTATTTAGTGTGCTCTGCTCTAGAAGTTGTCTTTGTGTACAAAGAAAGAAGAATGCTTAGTCTCTTACCTCTTCCCATACTTATTGTCAATTTTGAGGAACTCAATTTCATAGAACTCCTCTCGTCTGTGGTTTACTGGAGCTCTATAGGCAGGTAACGTGAAGAGGAGACAGTTCTGTCTTCTGCCTATTGGTTGCATTTAGCCTCACCCATGTGCTATGTGGGAGCCTTTTGAAATTGTAGGACCAACCTAACTTCTTCATTGACTGCATCTCGTcctcataaactcagcaaagaaaagaagcgtcctctcactgtcaactgtgttaattttcagcaaacttaacatgtgtaaatatttgtatgaacataagattcaacaactgagacataaacagaacaagttccacagacgtgtgactaacagaaatggaataatgtgtccctgaacaaaggcggGGTCAAAAGTaatagtatctggtgtggccaccagctgcattaagtactgcagtgcatctcctcatggactgcaccagatttgccagttcttgctgtgagatgttaccccactcttccaccaaggcacctacaagttcccggacatttctggggggaatggctctaaccctcaccctccgatccaatatgtcccatacgtgctcaatgggattgtgatccgggctcttcgctggccatggcagaacactgacattcctgtcttgcaggaaatcatgcacagaacaagcagtatgactggtggcattgtcatgctggagggtcatgtcaggatgagcctgcaggaagggtaccacatgagggaggaggatgtcttccctgtaacgcacagcgttgagattgcctgcaatgacaacaagctcagtccgatgatgctgtgacacacagccccagaccatgacggaccctacacctccaaatcgatcccgctccagagtacaggccttggtgtaatgcttattcctttgacgataaatgtgaatccgaccatcacccctggtgagacaaaaccacaactcgtcagtgaagagcactttttgccagtcctgtctggtccagcgacggtgggtttgtgcccataggcgacattgttgccggtaatgtctggtgaggacctgccttacaacaggcctacaagcactcagtccagcccttctcagcctattgcggacagcctgagtactgatggagggattgtgcgttcctggtgtaactcgggcagttgttattgccatcctatatctgtcccacaggtgtgatgttctgatgtaccgatcctgtgcaggtgttgttacacgtggtctgccactgcgaggacgatcagctgtccatcctgtctccctgtagcgctgtcttaggcgtctcacagtacggacattgcaatttcttgccctggccacatctgctgtcctcatgcctccttgcaccatgcctaaggcacgttcacgcagatgagcagggaccctgggcatctttcttttggtgtttttcagagtcagtttaaaggcctctttagtgtcctaagttttcttaactgtgaccttaattgcctaccgtctgtaagctgttagtgtcttaacgaccgttccacaggtgaatggtcattaattgtttatggttcattggacaagcatgggaaacagtgtttaaaccctttacaatgaagatctgtgaagttatttggattttatgagttatctttgaaagacagggtcctgaaataaggacgtttccttttttgctgagtttatgtcccCTAAAGTAGAAAAGAATAGAGAAAGAATGTAATGTTCAGCTAAATCTACTCCAGTATCTGTCTTGCCTTATTGTTTGTCATGTTCTGAATAGCTTTTGGATCTTTTAACGTTTCTTGATTGTCAGTTGGAAGTTGTCGACAAGGACAGCAATGAATAGACTATGCAGGGAAAATCACAATGTACAACAAACATACTGTAGTGTCTTTGTTGCAACATTTATAAGCTTACTCACTTGAGGAAAGT
It encodes:
- the LOC115154702 gene encoding histone acetyltransferase KAT5-like isoform X1, whose amino-acid sequence is MTKMADSSVDVVEGCRLPVLRKNQENEDEWPLAEILSVKEIPGRKLYYVHYIDFNKRLDEWVTPDRLDMKKLQFPKKEAKTPTKNGLPGSRPSSPESEVVRAAGAGPQHTPSRPPQPQAQQKSIPTKTSLPDFQVLQQQAQRKSLDLNLQTATAPSRGKTLPTPKRKAESVSLATQVSPATPVPCLPGSIEASQASVYPAVRDTNTFNLKSNARDDHEQLTSLTTNGTARRPMPNQPGRKRKQPPNCGGTDEIIKVFQYNNSPRCANVYLQPGEDSQDSSDGIPSTPRMTGSLVSDRSHDDIVTRMKNIDCIELGRHRLKPWYFSPYPQELTTLPILYLCEFCLKYLKSLKCLQRHLTKCNLRHPPGNEIYRKGTISFFEIDGRKNKTYSQNLCLLAKCFLDHKTLYYDTDPFLFYVMTEYDSKGFHIVGYFSKEKESTEDYNVACILTLPPYQRRGYGKLLIEFSYELSKVEGKTGTPEKPLSDLGLLSYRSYWSQTILEILMDLKPDNGERPQITINDISEITSVKKEDVISTLQYLNLINYYKGQYILTLSEDIVEGHERAMQKRHLRIDSKCLHFTPKDWSKRGKW
- the LOC115154702 gene encoding histone acetyltransferase KAT5-like isoform X2; the protein is MTKMADSSVDVVEGCRLPVLRKNQENEDEWPLAEILSVKEIPGRKLYYVHYIDFNKRLDEWVTPDRLDMKKLQFPKKEAKTPTKNGLPGSRPSSPESEVVRAAGAGPQHTPSRPPQPQAQQKSIPTKTSLPDFQVLQQQAQRKSLDLNLQTATAPSRGKTLPTPKRKAESVSLATQVSPATPVPCLPGSIEASQASVYPAVRDTNTFNLKSNARDDHEQLTSLTTNGTARRPMPNQPGRKRKQPPNCGGTDEDSQDSSDGIPSTPRMTGSLVSDRSHDDIVTRMKNIDCIELGRHRLKPWYFSPYPQELTTLPILYLCEFCLKYLKSLKCLQRHLTKCNLRHPPGNEIYRKGTISFFEIDGRKNKTYSQNLCLLAKCFLDHKTLYYDTDPFLFYVMTEYDSKGFHIVGYFSKEKESTEDYNVACILTLPPYQRRGYGKLLIEFSYELSKVEGKTGTPEKPLSDLGLLSYRSYWSQTILEILMDLKPDNGERPQITINDISEITSVKKEDVISTLQYLNLINYYKGQYILTLSEDIVEGHERAMQKRHLRIDSKCLHFTPKDWSKRGKW